From one Lasioglossum baleicum chromosome 11, iyLasBale1, whole genome shotgun sequence genomic stretch:
- the Krt95d gene encoding phosphofurin acidic cluster sorting protein KrT95D isoform X2: MAERTKTTAPATRPVPMKLFATWEVDRTAPDCIPRLCSLTLTRLVILRPLGSDLTSISIAVKMHGSKRTLRSNEMAIPPSGMLDTELELQFALQYPHFLKRDGNKLLILLQRRKRYKNRTMLGYKTLAEGVINMAQVLQKQMDLELELVSYKAEKYAGHSVAIARVSVVALSSQPVDQDKRLMSDPNERLCPEYSDEEEEFSSEGEAEGSDSEPTLEMHRRKSRAKIPANARRLIERLSLLQQRNLKQKFIALLKRRFRVSEDLDQDQEEIGQKLSGGDMEIEDLFHELEDLSDSGPELDTMSVSSTPKPSLRPFFSSSRSLLAPPHSVTNEETGCNPATAVGQQSAGQPPKEKHRVGHTTPERGVDRQSDDSSRRADSDSHPENWTDHEANDPPNYVPGSPPKSEQHNKNEGSDKRTRLFARDRGTPGSNKSKKHSLSVDLKPPADLNSSEPRKALVEQLSRFLPDDSLPDAVSMVSLADPGGALLATRLQERNHRVLTTASPADIRATFTCLVTRIQKFCNSSAKPPAPIKVVIAGGDGFVNAVLRHYVDLLSFRPPDWQNYLKFLVVPLGSNTLSKYLSSIDGKYSMLFGEEWKELLDREGGGASECAVRVSEYLAVSGTTLLLPIAEAMVTYRETDDSSQIFIPFINDVRVGCPDSSSSASVDLDESNATMSGSPPSLPPPGLPIPPPGRLTPPSSPNVGQPMREGWEPVELQLDYWSKQTQGEKGKNTLRQAFRALHVQRLPSLGETPSNHLSMNYTTKEKKQKNYFLFAFFHVISSHNVATFTVMRLGKKKEKEKENEPKSQTVDGVTRLICSAKTHNIPLRVSIDGTEWYGVKFFQLSAQWQTHIKTFPIALLEYSSQQQSPNPT; the protein is encoded by the exons GCTGTGCTCCCTGACCCTGACCCGGCTGGTGATTCTACGGCCATTAGGCTCCGATCTAACATCGATCAGCATCGCCGTGAAGATGCACGGCTCGAAAAGGACGCTGCGCTCGAACGAGATGGCTATACCACCCAGTGGCATGCTGGACACCGAGCTCGAGCTGCAGTTTGCTCTTCAGTATCCCCATTTCCTGAAGAGGGACGGGAACAAGCTGCTGATACTGCTGCAGAGACGGAAACGCTATAAAAATCGCACTATGCTTGGCTACAAGACCCTCGCCGAGGGAGTCATCAACATGGCTCAG GTCTTGCAGAAGCAGATGGACCTGGAGCTGGAGCTGGTGTCTTACAAGGCTGAAAAGTACGCCGGCCACTCCGTGGCCATCGCTCGAGTCAGCGTGGTCGCGTTGAGCTCGCAGCCGGTCGACCAGGACAAAAGACTGATGAGTGACCCGAACGAGAGACTTTGTCCAGAATATagtgacgaagaagaagaattcAGCTCGGAAGGCGAGGCGGAGGGCAGCGACAGCGAGCCGACTCTCGAGATGCACAGGCGGAAGAGCCGAGCGAAGATTCCGGCGAACGCCAGG CGTTTAATAGAACGATTGTCGCTGTTGCAGCAAAGGAATTTAAAGCAGAAGTTCATAGCCCTTCTGAAGCGACGGTTTAGGGTATCCGAGGATCTAGATCAGGATCAAGAGGAGATCGGGCAGAAACTTTCAG GCGGAGACATGGAGATCGAGGATCTGTTCCACGAGCTGGAAGACCTGTCCGATAGCGGTCCAGAACTGGACACCATGTCAGTCAGCAGCACGCCTAAGCCATCTCTGCGTCCCTTCTTCAGCTCTAGTCGATCCCTTCTCGCGCCTCCTCATTCCG TAACCAACGAGGAAACCGGATGCAATCCTGCGACGGCCGTAGGTCAACAGAGCGCAGGTCAGCCACCTAAAGAGAAACATCGTGTTGGACACACCACGCCAG AGCGAGGCGTGGATAGGCAAAGCGATGATAGCTCCCGAAGAGCGGACAGTGATTCGCATCCCGAAAATTGGACGGATCACGAGGCGAACGATCCCCCGAATTACGTGCCGGGCTCTCCACCCAAGTCCGAGCAGCACAATAAAAACGAGGGCTCTGACAAAAGGACCAGACTTTTTGCCCGCGATAGAGGCACACCGGGTAGCAATAAGTCTAAAAAGCACAGCCTCAGCGTAGACTTGAAGCCACCCGCCGACTTGAATAGCTCCGAG CCAAGGAAGGCGTTGGTGGAGCAATTAAGCCGCTTTTTACCCGACGACAGCCTGCCAGACGCGGTGTCAATGGTCTCGTTAGCGGATCCAGGTGGAGCTTTGCTTGCCACGAGGCTTCAAGAAAGGAACCACCGAGTTCTAACCACAGCTTCTCCAGCAGACATTCGTGCCACGTTCACCTGCTTGGTCACGCGAATACAAAAATT TTGCAATAGCTCTGCGAAGCCGCCAGCTCCGATCAAAGTGGTGATCGCCGGCGGAGACGGTTTCGTGAACGCTGTGCTTCGCCATTATGTGGATTTGCTGAGCTTTCGGCCGCCGGATTGGCAGAATTATCTCAAGTTCTTGGTCGTGCCCTTGGGTTCGAACACGTTGTCGAAGTATCTCAGCTCGATAGACGGGAAGTACTCGATGCTTTTCGGCGAAGAATGGAAGGAGCTGCTCGACAGGGAGGGCGGGGGTGCGAGCGAGTGCGCGGTTAGGGTGTCGGAGTATTTGGCTGTCTCTGGGACGACCTTGCTGTTGCCAATCGCTGAAGCCATGGTTACCTACAG GGAGACAGACGACAGCAGCCAAATCTTCATCCCGTTCATAAACGACGTGCGAGTAGGCTGCCCAGACAGCAGTTCCTCAGCATCAGTGGACCTGGACGAAAGCAACGCAACAATGTCCGGTTCGCCGCCATCTTTGCCACCCCCTGGTCTACCGATTCCTCCACCAGGTCGGTTGACACCCCCAAGTAGTCCCAATGTTGGTCAACCGATGAGGGAAGGCTGGGAACCGGTCGAATTACAACTGGATTATTGGAGCAAGCAGACGCAGGGTGAAAAGGGCAAGAATACCTTGAGGCAAGCCTTCAGGGCTCTTCATGTTCAAAGACTACCGTCGCTCGGTGAAACACCCAGCAACCATTTGTCCATGAATTACACGACTAAGGAGAAGAAACAGAAAA ATTACTTCCTTTTTGCTTTCTTTCACGTAATATCATCCCATAACGTTGCTACTTTTACAGTAATGAGATTGggcaagaagaaagaaaaagagaaggaaAACGAGCCAAAGAGTCAAACGGTCGACGGCGTCACGCGACTAATTTGTTCCGCGAAAACTCATAACATTCCATTAAGAG TGAGCATCGACGGTACTGAGTGGTACGGCGTAAAATTCTTCCAACTGTCGGCGCAGTGGCAAACGCACATCAAGACGTTCCCGATAGCCCTGTTGGAGTACAGTTCTCAACAGCAGTCTCCGAACCCGACGTAA
- the Krt95d gene encoding phosphofurin acidic cluster sorting protein KrT95D isoform X1: protein MAERTKTTAPATRPVPMKLFATWEVDRTAPDCIPRLCSLTLTRLVILRPLGSDLTSISIAVKMHGSKRTLRSNEMAIPPSGMLDTELELQFALQYPHFLKRDGNKLLILLQRRKRYKNRTMLGYKTLAEGVINMAQVLQKQMDLELELVSYKAEKYAGHSVAIARVSVVALSSQPVDQDKRLMSDPNERLCPEYSDEEEEFSSEGEAEGSDSEPTLEMHRRKSRAKIPANARRLIERLSLLQQRNLKQKFIALLKRRFRVSEDLDQDQEEIGQKLSGGDMEIEDLFHELEDLSDSGPELDTMSVSSTPKPSLRPFFSSSRSLLAPPHSVVTNEETGCNPATAVGQQSAGQPPKEKHRVGHTTPERGVDRQSDDSSRRADSDSHPENWTDHEANDPPNYVPGSPPKSEQHNKNEGSDKRTRLFARDRGTPGSNKSKKHSLSVDLKPPADLNSSEPRKALVEQLSRFLPDDSLPDAVSMVSLADPGGALLATRLQERNHRVLTTASPADIRATFTCLVTRIQKFCNSSAKPPAPIKVVIAGGDGFVNAVLRHYVDLLSFRPPDWQNYLKFLVVPLGSNTLSKYLSSIDGKYSMLFGEEWKELLDREGGGASECAVRVSEYLAVSGTTLLLPIAEAMVTYRETDDSSQIFIPFINDVRVGCPDSSSSASVDLDESNATMSGSPPSLPPPGLPIPPPGRLTPPSSPNVGQPMREGWEPVELQLDYWSKQTQGEKGKNTLRQAFRALHVQRLPSLGETPSNHLSMNYTTKEKKQKNYFLFAFFHVISSHNVATFTVMRLGKKKEKEKENEPKSQTVDGVTRLICSAKTHNIPLRVSIDGTEWYGVKFFQLSAQWQTHIKTFPIALLEYSSQQQSPNPT from the exons GCTGTGCTCCCTGACCCTGACCCGGCTGGTGATTCTACGGCCATTAGGCTCCGATCTAACATCGATCAGCATCGCCGTGAAGATGCACGGCTCGAAAAGGACGCTGCGCTCGAACGAGATGGCTATACCACCCAGTGGCATGCTGGACACCGAGCTCGAGCTGCAGTTTGCTCTTCAGTATCCCCATTTCCTGAAGAGGGACGGGAACAAGCTGCTGATACTGCTGCAGAGACGGAAACGCTATAAAAATCGCACTATGCTTGGCTACAAGACCCTCGCCGAGGGAGTCATCAACATGGCTCAG GTCTTGCAGAAGCAGATGGACCTGGAGCTGGAGCTGGTGTCTTACAAGGCTGAAAAGTACGCCGGCCACTCCGTGGCCATCGCTCGAGTCAGCGTGGTCGCGTTGAGCTCGCAGCCGGTCGACCAGGACAAAAGACTGATGAGTGACCCGAACGAGAGACTTTGTCCAGAATATagtgacgaagaagaagaattcAGCTCGGAAGGCGAGGCGGAGGGCAGCGACAGCGAGCCGACTCTCGAGATGCACAGGCGGAAGAGCCGAGCGAAGATTCCGGCGAACGCCAGG CGTTTAATAGAACGATTGTCGCTGTTGCAGCAAAGGAATTTAAAGCAGAAGTTCATAGCCCTTCTGAAGCGACGGTTTAGGGTATCCGAGGATCTAGATCAGGATCAAGAGGAGATCGGGCAGAAACTTTCAG GCGGAGACATGGAGATCGAGGATCTGTTCCACGAGCTGGAAGACCTGTCCGATAGCGGTCCAGAACTGGACACCATGTCAGTCAGCAGCACGCCTAAGCCATCTCTGCGTCCCTTCTTCAGCTCTAGTCGATCCCTTCTCGCGCCTCCTCATTCCG TAGTAACCAACGAGGAAACCGGATGCAATCCTGCGACGGCCGTAGGTCAACAGAGCGCAGGTCAGCCACCTAAAGAGAAACATCGTGTTGGACACACCACGCCAG AGCGAGGCGTGGATAGGCAAAGCGATGATAGCTCCCGAAGAGCGGACAGTGATTCGCATCCCGAAAATTGGACGGATCACGAGGCGAACGATCCCCCGAATTACGTGCCGGGCTCTCCACCCAAGTCCGAGCAGCACAATAAAAACGAGGGCTCTGACAAAAGGACCAGACTTTTTGCCCGCGATAGAGGCACACCGGGTAGCAATAAGTCTAAAAAGCACAGCCTCAGCGTAGACTTGAAGCCACCCGCCGACTTGAATAGCTCCGAG CCAAGGAAGGCGTTGGTGGAGCAATTAAGCCGCTTTTTACCCGACGACAGCCTGCCAGACGCGGTGTCAATGGTCTCGTTAGCGGATCCAGGTGGAGCTTTGCTTGCCACGAGGCTTCAAGAAAGGAACCACCGAGTTCTAACCACAGCTTCTCCAGCAGACATTCGTGCCACGTTCACCTGCTTGGTCACGCGAATACAAAAATT TTGCAATAGCTCTGCGAAGCCGCCAGCTCCGATCAAAGTGGTGATCGCCGGCGGAGACGGTTTCGTGAACGCTGTGCTTCGCCATTATGTGGATTTGCTGAGCTTTCGGCCGCCGGATTGGCAGAATTATCTCAAGTTCTTGGTCGTGCCCTTGGGTTCGAACACGTTGTCGAAGTATCTCAGCTCGATAGACGGGAAGTACTCGATGCTTTTCGGCGAAGAATGGAAGGAGCTGCTCGACAGGGAGGGCGGGGGTGCGAGCGAGTGCGCGGTTAGGGTGTCGGAGTATTTGGCTGTCTCTGGGACGACCTTGCTGTTGCCAATCGCTGAAGCCATGGTTACCTACAG GGAGACAGACGACAGCAGCCAAATCTTCATCCCGTTCATAAACGACGTGCGAGTAGGCTGCCCAGACAGCAGTTCCTCAGCATCAGTGGACCTGGACGAAAGCAACGCAACAATGTCCGGTTCGCCGCCATCTTTGCCACCCCCTGGTCTACCGATTCCTCCACCAGGTCGGTTGACACCCCCAAGTAGTCCCAATGTTGGTCAACCGATGAGGGAAGGCTGGGAACCGGTCGAATTACAACTGGATTATTGGAGCAAGCAGACGCAGGGTGAAAAGGGCAAGAATACCTTGAGGCAAGCCTTCAGGGCTCTTCATGTTCAAAGACTACCGTCGCTCGGTGAAACACCCAGCAACCATTTGTCCATGAATTACACGACTAAGGAGAAGAAACAGAAAA ATTACTTCCTTTTTGCTTTCTTTCACGTAATATCATCCCATAACGTTGCTACTTTTACAGTAATGAGATTGggcaagaagaaagaaaaagagaaggaaAACGAGCCAAAGAGTCAAACGGTCGACGGCGTCACGCGACTAATTTGTTCCGCGAAAACTCATAACATTCCATTAAGAG TGAGCATCGACGGTACTGAGTGGTACGGCGTAAAATTCTTCCAACTGTCGGCGCAGTGGCAAACGCACATCAAGACGTTCCCGATAGCCCTGTTGGAGTACAGTTCTCAACAGCAGTCTCCGAACCCGACGTAA
- the Krt95d gene encoding phosphofurin acidic cluster sorting protein KrT95D isoform X6 — protein sequence MAERTKTTAPATRPVPMKLFATWEVDRTAPDCIPRLCSLTLTRLVILRPLGSDLTSISIAVKMHGSKRTLRSNEMAIPPSGMLDTELELQFALQYPHFLKRDGNKLLILLQRRKRYKNRTMLGYKTLAEGVINMAQVLQKQMDLELELVSYKAEKYAGHSVAIARVSVVALSSQPVDQDKRLMSDPNERLCPEYSDEEEEFSSEGEAEGSDSEPTLEMHRRKSRAKIPANARRLIERLSLLQQRNLKQKFIALLKRRFRVSEDLDQDQEEIGQKLSGGDMEIEDLFHELEDLSDSGPELDTMSVSSTPKPSLRPFFSSSRSLLAPPHSERGVDRQSDDSSRRADSDSHPENWTDHEANDPPNYVPGSPPKSEQHNKNEGSDKRTRLFARDRGTPGSNKSKKHSLSVDLKPPADLNSSEPRKALVEQLSRFLPDDSLPDAVSMVSLADPGGALLATRLQERNHRVLTTASPADIRATFTCLVTRIQKFCNSSAKPPAPIKVVIAGGDGFVNAVLRHYVDLLSFRPPDWQNYLKFLVVPLGSNTLSKYLSSIDGKYSMLFGEEWKELLDREGGGASECAVRVSEYLAVSGTTLLLPIAEAMVTYRETDDSSQIFIPFINDVRVGCPDSSSSASVDLDESNATMSGSPPSLPPPGLPIPPPGRLTPPSSPNVGQPMREGWEPVELQLDYWSKQTQGEKGKNTLRQAFRALHVQRLPSLGETPSNHLSMNYTTKEKKQKNYFLFAFFHVISSHNVATFTVMRLGKKKEKEKENEPKSQTVDGVTRLICSAKTHNIPLRVSIDGTEWYGVKFFQLSAQWQTHIKTFPIALLEYSSQQQSPNPT from the exons GCTGTGCTCCCTGACCCTGACCCGGCTGGTGATTCTACGGCCATTAGGCTCCGATCTAACATCGATCAGCATCGCCGTGAAGATGCACGGCTCGAAAAGGACGCTGCGCTCGAACGAGATGGCTATACCACCCAGTGGCATGCTGGACACCGAGCTCGAGCTGCAGTTTGCTCTTCAGTATCCCCATTTCCTGAAGAGGGACGGGAACAAGCTGCTGATACTGCTGCAGAGACGGAAACGCTATAAAAATCGCACTATGCTTGGCTACAAGACCCTCGCCGAGGGAGTCATCAACATGGCTCAG GTCTTGCAGAAGCAGATGGACCTGGAGCTGGAGCTGGTGTCTTACAAGGCTGAAAAGTACGCCGGCCACTCCGTGGCCATCGCTCGAGTCAGCGTGGTCGCGTTGAGCTCGCAGCCGGTCGACCAGGACAAAAGACTGATGAGTGACCCGAACGAGAGACTTTGTCCAGAATATagtgacgaagaagaagaattcAGCTCGGAAGGCGAGGCGGAGGGCAGCGACAGCGAGCCGACTCTCGAGATGCACAGGCGGAAGAGCCGAGCGAAGATTCCGGCGAACGCCAGG CGTTTAATAGAACGATTGTCGCTGTTGCAGCAAAGGAATTTAAAGCAGAAGTTCATAGCCCTTCTGAAGCGACGGTTTAGGGTATCCGAGGATCTAGATCAGGATCAAGAGGAGATCGGGCAGAAACTTTCAG GCGGAGACATGGAGATCGAGGATCTGTTCCACGAGCTGGAAGACCTGTCCGATAGCGGTCCAGAACTGGACACCATGTCAGTCAGCAGCACGCCTAAGCCATCTCTGCGTCCCTTCTTCAGCTCTAGTCGATCCCTTCTCGCGCCTCCTCATTCCG AGCGAGGCGTGGATAGGCAAAGCGATGATAGCTCCCGAAGAGCGGACAGTGATTCGCATCCCGAAAATTGGACGGATCACGAGGCGAACGATCCCCCGAATTACGTGCCGGGCTCTCCACCCAAGTCCGAGCAGCACAATAAAAACGAGGGCTCTGACAAAAGGACCAGACTTTTTGCCCGCGATAGAGGCACACCGGGTAGCAATAAGTCTAAAAAGCACAGCCTCAGCGTAGACTTGAAGCCACCCGCCGACTTGAATAGCTCCGAG CCAAGGAAGGCGTTGGTGGAGCAATTAAGCCGCTTTTTACCCGACGACAGCCTGCCAGACGCGGTGTCAATGGTCTCGTTAGCGGATCCAGGTGGAGCTTTGCTTGCCACGAGGCTTCAAGAAAGGAACCACCGAGTTCTAACCACAGCTTCTCCAGCAGACATTCGTGCCACGTTCACCTGCTTGGTCACGCGAATACAAAAATT TTGCAATAGCTCTGCGAAGCCGCCAGCTCCGATCAAAGTGGTGATCGCCGGCGGAGACGGTTTCGTGAACGCTGTGCTTCGCCATTATGTGGATTTGCTGAGCTTTCGGCCGCCGGATTGGCAGAATTATCTCAAGTTCTTGGTCGTGCCCTTGGGTTCGAACACGTTGTCGAAGTATCTCAGCTCGATAGACGGGAAGTACTCGATGCTTTTCGGCGAAGAATGGAAGGAGCTGCTCGACAGGGAGGGCGGGGGTGCGAGCGAGTGCGCGGTTAGGGTGTCGGAGTATTTGGCTGTCTCTGGGACGACCTTGCTGTTGCCAATCGCTGAAGCCATGGTTACCTACAG GGAGACAGACGACAGCAGCCAAATCTTCATCCCGTTCATAAACGACGTGCGAGTAGGCTGCCCAGACAGCAGTTCCTCAGCATCAGTGGACCTGGACGAAAGCAACGCAACAATGTCCGGTTCGCCGCCATCTTTGCCACCCCCTGGTCTACCGATTCCTCCACCAGGTCGGTTGACACCCCCAAGTAGTCCCAATGTTGGTCAACCGATGAGGGAAGGCTGGGAACCGGTCGAATTACAACTGGATTATTGGAGCAAGCAGACGCAGGGTGAAAAGGGCAAGAATACCTTGAGGCAAGCCTTCAGGGCTCTTCATGTTCAAAGACTACCGTCGCTCGGTGAAACACCCAGCAACCATTTGTCCATGAATTACACGACTAAGGAGAAGAAACAGAAAA ATTACTTCCTTTTTGCTTTCTTTCACGTAATATCATCCCATAACGTTGCTACTTTTACAGTAATGAGATTGggcaagaagaaagaaaaagagaaggaaAACGAGCCAAAGAGTCAAACGGTCGACGGCGTCACGCGACTAATTTGTTCCGCGAAAACTCATAACATTCCATTAAGAG TGAGCATCGACGGTACTGAGTGGTACGGCGTAAAATTCTTCCAACTGTCGGCGCAGTGGCAAACGCACATCAAGACGTTCCCGATAGCCCTGTTGGAGTACAGTTCTCAACAGCAGTCTCCGAACCCGACGTAA
- the Krt95d gene encoding phosphofurin acidic cluster sorting protein KrT95D isoform X3: MAERTKTTAPATRPVPMKLFATWEVDRTAPDCIPRLCSLTLTRLVILRPLGSDLTSISIAVKMHGSKRTLRSNEMAIPPSGMLDTELELQFALQYPHFLKRDGNKLLILLQRRKRYKNRTMLGYKTLAEGVINMAQVLQKQMDLELELVSYKAEKYAGHSVAIARVSVVALSSQPVDQDKRLMSDPNERLCPEYSDEEEEFSSEGEAEGSDSEPTLEMHRRKSRAKIPANARQRNLKQKFIALLKRRFRVSEDLDQDQEEIGQKLSGGDMEIEDLFHELEDLSDSGPELDTMSVSSTPKPSLRPFFSSSRSLLAPPHSVVTNEETGCNPATAVGQQSAGQPPKEKHRVGHTTPERGVDRQSDDSSRRADSDSHPENWTDHEANDPPNYVPGSPPKSEQHNKNEGSDKRTRLFARDRGTPGSNKSKKHSLSVDLKPPADLNSSEPRKALVEQLSRFLPDDSLPDAVSMVSLADPGGALLATRLQERNHRVLTTASPADIRATFTCLVTRIQKFCNSSAKPPAPIKVVIAGGDGFVNAVLRHYVDLLSFRPPDWQNYLKFLVVPLGSNTLSKYLSSIDGKYSMLFGEEWKELLDREGGGASECAVRVSEYLAVSGTTLLLPIAEAMVTYRETDDSSQIFIPFINDVRVGCPDSSSSASVDLDESNATMSGSPPSLPPPGLPIPPPGRLTPPSSPNVGQPMREGWEPVELQLDYWSKQTQGEKGKNTLRQAFRALHVQRLPSLGETPSNHLSMNYTTKEKKQKNYFLFAFFHVISSHNVATFTVMRLGKKKEKEKENEPKSQTVDGVTRLICSAKTHNIPLRVSIDGTEWYGVKFFQLSAQWQTHIKTFPIALLEYSSQQQSPNPT; the protein is encoded by the exons GCTGTGCTCCCTGACCCTGACCCGGCTGGTGATTCTACGGCCATTAGGCTCCGATCTAACATCGATCAGCATCGCCGTGAAGATGCACGGCTCGAAAAGGACGCTGCGCTCGAACGAGATGGCTATACCACCCAGTGGCATGCTGGACACCGAGCTCGAGCTGCAGTTTGCTCTTCAGTATCCCCATTTCCTGAAGAGGGACGGGAACAAGCTGCTGATACTGCTGCAGAGACGGAAACGCTATAAAAATCGCACTATGCTTGGCTACAAGACCCTCGCCGAGGGAGTCATCAACATGGCTCAG GTCTTGCAGAAGCAGATGGACCTGGAGCTGGAGCTGGTGTCTTACAAGGCTGAAAAGTACGCCGGCCACTCCGTGGCCATCGCTCGAGTCAGCGTGGTCGCGTTGAGCTCGCAGCCGGTCGACCAGGACAAAAGACTGATGAGTGACCCGAACGAGAGACTTTGTCCAGAATATagtgacgaagaagaagaattcAGCTCGGAAGGCGAGGCGGAGGGCAGCGACAGCGAGCCGACTCTCGAGATGCACAGGCGGAAGAGCCGAGCGAAGATTCCGGCGAACGCCAGG CAAAGGAATTTAAAGCAGAAGTTCATAGCCCTTCTGAAGCGACGGTTTAGGGTATCCGAGGATCTAGATCAGGATCAAGAGGAGATCGGGCAGAAACTTTCAG GCGGAGACATGGAGATCGAGGATCTGTTCCACGAGCTGGAAGACCTGTCCGATAGCGGTCCAGAACTGGACACCATGTCAGTCAGCAGCACGCCTAAGCCATCTCTGCGTCCCTTCTTCAGCTCTAGTCGATCCCTTCTCGCGCCTCCTCATTCCG TAGTAACCAACGAGGAAACCGGATGCAATCCTGCGACGGCCGTAGGTCAACAGAGCGCAGGTCAGCCACCTAAAGAGAAACATCGTGTTGGACACACCACGCCAG AGCGAGGCGTGGATAGGCAAAGCGATGATAGCTCCCGAAGAGCGGACAGTGATTCGCATCCCGAAAATTGGACGGATCACGAGGCGAACGATCCCCCGAATTACGTGCCGGGCTCTCCACCCAAGTCCGAGCAGCACAATAAAAACGAGGGCTCTGACAAAAGGACCAGACTTTTTGCCCGCGATAGAGGCACACCGGGTAGCAATAAGTCTAAAAAGCACAGCCTCAGCGTAGACTTGAAGCCACCCGCCGACTTGAATAGCTCCGAG CCAAGGAAGGCGTTGGTGGAGCAATTAAGCCGCTTTTTACCCGACGACAGCCTGCCAGACGCGGTGTCAATGGTCTCGTTAGCGGATCCAGGTGGAGCTTTGCTTGCCACGAGGCTTCAAGAAAGGAACCACCGAGTTCTAACCACAGCTTCTCCAGCAGACATTCGTGCCACGTTCACCTGCTTGGTCACGCGAATACAAAAATT TTGCAATAGCTCTGCGAAGCCGCCAGCTCCGATCAAAGTGGTGATCGCCGGCGGAGACGGTTTCGTGAACGCTGTGCTTCGCCATTATGTGGATTTGCTGAGCTTTCGGCCGCCGGATTGGCAGAATTATCTCAAGTTCTTGGTCGTGCCCTTGGGTTCGAACACGTTGTCGAAGTATCTCAGCTCGATAGACGGGAAGTACTCGATGCTTTTCGGCGAAGAATGGAAGGAGCTGCTCGACAGGGAGGGCGGGGGTGCGAGCGAGTGCGCGGTTAGGGTGTCGGAGTATTTGGCTGTCTCTGGGACGACCTTGCTGTTGCCAATCGCTGAAGCCATGGTTACCTACAG GGAGACAGACGACAGCAGCCAAATCTTCATCCCGTTCATAAACGACGTGCGAGTAGGCTGCCCAGACAGCAGTTCCTCAGCATCAGTGGACCTGGACGAAAGCAACGCAACAATGTCCGGTTCGCCGCCATCTTTGCCACCCCCTGGTCTACCGATTCCTCCACCAGGTCGGTTGACACCCCCAAGTAGTCCCAATGTTGGTCAACCGATGAGGGAAGGCTGGGAACCGGTCGAATTACAACTGGATTATTGGAGCAAGCAGACGCAGGGTGAAAAGGGCAAGAATACCTTGAGGCAAGCCTTCAGGGCTCTTCATGTTCAAAGACTACCGTCGCTCGGTGAAACACCCAGCAACCATTTGTCCATGAATTACACGACTAAGGAGAAGAAACAGAAAA ATTACTTCCTTTTTGCTTTCTTTCACGTAATATCATCCCATAACGTTGCTACTTTTACAGTAATGAGATTGggcaagaagaaagaaaaagagaaggaaAACGAGCCAAAGAGTCAAACGGTCGACGGCGTCACGCGACTAATTTGTTCCGCGAAAACTCATAACATTCCATTAAGAG TGAGCATCGACGGTACTGAGTGGTACGGCGTAAAATTCTTCCAACTGTCGGCGCAGTGGCAAACGCACATCAAGACGTTCCCGATAGCCCTGTTGGAGTACAGTTCTCAACAGCAGTCTCCGAACCCGACGTAA